The Verrucomicrobiota bacterium genome includes the window GGAAAAATCCCCCGGTTCGTCATAAGCATCCTGGTGGAGAAAAATTGGCGAGACGGCGGCAGTAGCAACTCAACTTCAAGCGATCAAACGTGACTCCGCAAACAGGACATCACCGTTTGGTGATCTGAGTGGTATCTTCCAACTCCCGGGGTGACGGCGAAGCATCCATGGGAAAAAGTTGCGCGGCCAACTTCAACAACCGGCGCCCAGAAAGCCGGATACGGAACCACCCTCTTAAAATCCCTTTCGGCGGATACTCGAAGCGGTGATTGGCTACCTCGCGTTTGAATTCATCATAGTCCTGCGTCACGGCAAGGAATCCCAACAGCTCGGTATCGTCCGCGAAATAACGGGGGTCAACCCTCCAAAAAAGGTAGCCAATGATGCCTGCATGCCAGAAGAGATTGGACAACAGTACTCGCCGCTCGAACTCTTCAGGGGGATGCCCCGAAAATTCGCAATACCGTTGCCGAAATGACTTTCGTTGTTGTTTGTCGTTGTTCACTGGGTTGACAGTGGTTGTTCGGGGCGAGGTATTAGCAAACAGCCAGATAGAACGCAAATACAATTTACGTTATTTTTGCCAGTCCACGTGATCGCATGGGAGACCTGGTCGCGATCCACAGGCCATCTTCCGCCCCTCGCCCTGGCAGCAACCCAAGCCGAAAATCCCGGCGATACGGAAATTGACCCGCCGTTGGACTTGCCGCATACTCACCACCATAACGCGTATGCCATCAGACCATAAACAGGAATTATTAAAGCGGATACCGTCCATCACGGAATTGCTGAAAAGTCCAGTGGTTGCCGACTGGCTGCTGCGCCAGCCCGCGCCCTTGGTCACCGAATGCCTGCGGCGGGCCGTCGCGCAATTGCGCCAACAGGTGCTGGCAGACACGGCCGGACATTGCGGCGCGCAGCACGTCACGGCGGAATCTGTCTTGGAGCGCGCCGGGGCCTTGCTAAAGCAGGCCACCACACCACACCTGCGCGAGGCCATCAACGCCACCGGCATCATTCTGCACACCGGCCTGGGCCGGGCAGTGTTCCCGGAATGCGTGGTGGACTCCATGCAAGGCGAACTGAAGGGTTTCACCACGCTGGCGGTGGACCCAGAAACCGGCGAGCGCGTGGAACGGGACGAACTGGTAGAATACCTGCTGACTGAATTAACCGGGGCCGAGGCGGCCACGGTGGTGAACAATAATGCCGCCGCCACCATGCTGGTGCTGGCGGCTTTGGCAACCCGGCGGGAAGTGATTGTTTCACGCGGGCAACTGATCGAAATCGGCGGCTCGTTCCGCCTGCCGGAAGTCATGGCGCAAAGCCAGGCCATTCTGAAGGAAGTCGGTGCCACCAACCGGACTCACCTCAAAGATTACCGGAATGCCATCACCCCGGACACCGCCGCGCTCATGCGGGTACACCCCAGCAACTATCGCATTGTGGGTTTCACCAGCGAACCTTCCCTGCGTAAACTTACCGAACTGGCGCACGAACGGGGTATTCTGATGATTGACGATCTGGGCGCCGGGGCGTTGCTGGACCTGGAGCAGTTTGGGCTGCCGCACGAGCCAACCGGGCGCGAATCCATTGCGGCGGGCGCGGACTTGGTGCTGTTCAGCGGGGATAAACTGATTGGCGCCAGCCAGGCTGGCGTGGTGGTGGGCCGCAAAGATTTGATCGAGCGCCTGCGCAAACATCCGCTCATGCGCGCCCTGCGCGTGGACAAAACCTGCCTGCTGGTGTTGGAACGCACGCTGCAATTATTCCGCAATCCAGAAAAGTTGCGGCAGACCCACCCCACCTACCGCATGATTTGCACCCCCAAGGCGCAACTGGAACAACGCGCCCGGGATTTATGCGAAGCCATCGCCACGACCGCTCCCAAAGTGGCTACCAGTATCAAGGATGGCGTGGCGTATCTGGGCAGCGGTTCATTGCCGACCGAAGCGCTTCCCAGTTGCCTGGTGACGGTTGCCGCGCCGGGCCTCAAGACAGCGGACCTGGCGCAACGTTTGCGGATGGACCCCGCCTGCGTGTTTGGCCGGATCGAAGATGACTGCGTTTGCCTGGACATGCGCACGCTGACGGATGCGCAAATCCCCACGGTGGCCACAGCGTTACACCGCATTAGCATCGCGTAAGTCCGGGATGGCATCGCTCCTTTGGCGGGCAGCGGAATTCCCAGCGACCCTACTTCTTCCCGGCTGTGCCAATGCAGTACAGGTTCTTGAAGCCGCGAATGAACATCTGCCCATCGCTGATGGCCGGCGAAGCAAAACATTTTTCACCCAGATCATTGGTCGCCAAGATCTGGCATTCCCGACCGGGCTTGATGACCCGAGTAATGCCCAAATCATTCAGGAAATAGACCAAGCCATTGGCTGAAACCAACGACGCGTGCTGCTCACCAGTGCGTTCCTGCCACAGCAACTCCCCGGTGGCCGCCTCAAAACAATGCGCCACGCCGCCATCCGACACCACCAGGAAATAATCCCCTTCAACGATGGGCGAAGGCACATAGGCCACGCCTTTATTGGTGCGCCAGCGAATGTGAGTTTGGGTGACATTGCCATTGCCATGCGGGTCAATCGCCAGAATATGATGATCCGGAAAGCCACCGGTAATGAACATCAAATCCGCCTTTTTGCCATAGACCATTGAGGCCACAAACTGCTCGGTGGGACCGTCAATGATCCAAAACAACGAACCATCCTGGGGATTATAACTGGTGACACATTTGGTTCCCGACAGCACCATTTGTGTCCGGCCGCCGATGTCATAAATGGCGGGCACGACATAACTCCGGGTTTTGTTGGGGCGGTCAATTTTCCAGAGTTGTTTGCCCGACTGCCGATCCAGGGCGACCATGTAACCATCGCCATCGTGATCGCCATTCACAATCACCTTATCCTGATAAACAATCGGTGAACTGCAAAAACCGTGCTTGCTGGAAAACGCTCCCGGTCGAACCAGCCATTGCTGTTTGCCGTTAAAATCATACGCTGCCACCACCATCTCCTTGCCATCCAGAAAGGCAGTGAACACCCGTTGCCCATCCGTTGCCGGAGTGCTTGAGGCCGGGCTGTTCAGTTTGTGCATGACCTCTAGCGAGCTCGTCAACGCCACGGTTTGCCAGAGAATCTTGCCATCCCGACGGTCCAGACAGAGCAAGCACCGTTCATTCGCCTCGGGCAGCGCGGTTACCGTGAAAAGGCGATCACCATACACGATGGGCGAGGCGTGGCCCATGCCGGGCAACGCGGTTTTCCATAGGATATTCTGGTTGGTATCCCATTGGGTGGGCACCTTGGTTTCAAGGCTGGTCCCATCCAGACGCGGTCCGCGCCAGCACGGCCAGTTTTCAGCATGTAACGAGCTGGCTACCAGCGCGGCGACGAGTAAAATTTTTATATTCATTGAATCAACGAGGGACAACGTACCAAGTATCACCTCATATTCCCAACGAAAAAATAATGGCGAAGGTTTCACCCTTTGCCGGTGAAATTGCCGTCTGGTGCTGGTCCTTCTGTTCAGCCATGGGTTGTCTGGTGGTCTTGCACCAAGGTTTTTGCCGAAGTCATTTGACAAATGGCGGGCTTGCCATTATTTTTAATCAAACGTTTAAATTGAATGGTTAAATCATACGTTAAAAAGCCACGCTCTGACTCAGAACAACGGGCTAACATCCTCGAAGCCGCCATCCCGGTCTTTGCCGAAAAAGGCCGCAAAGGCGCTTCCATCCGCCTCGTCGCCCAAGCCGCCGGCGTCAACAGCGCCCTGATCTACTATTACTTTGAAAACAAGGACATGCTGTTTCGCGAAGCGGTGCGCTCGGTTGTGCTGGGCATGCTGGAACAGCTCCAAACCGGGTTGCGCCCGTTTGCCAACGCCCACGAACGCCTCGGCTACCTGGTGAATTGCATCATGGATTATTACAGTGCGCACCCGAACCGGATGCGCCTGATGGGCATCGTGCATGCCCTTTACGGCGAGGTGCTGGGCCAAGTGTTACAGGACACCGTCACCAAAGTGCGACTGGTGCCACTGGAAATTTTACAGGAAGGCATGACGTTGGGACAAATCAAACCGGCCAACCCGCTGCAAATCTGGTGGAGCCTGTTGGGTAGTTGCGTTTTCACCCTGTTTATGAGCGACGCGGTCAGTCACGTGAACCCGGCCGTGCTACCGGTGAAAATCCCCTCCTTGGAGGAACATCGGCAACAGATCATCGGCCTGTTCTGTGATGGGCTGGCAGCGAATGCGAAGACCAAGCACAAAACGACACTAAAGTAAACCTATGCAAGCGAATCATAAGGCAGGTTGTGGCTTCTCGGAAACACGGGAGCAACGTGAATATCAGCAACCGCTTCGGACTTCGGGTTTCGGATTTCTTTCGGACTTCGGGCTTTCGGACTTCGGATTTGGCAGGACAGGAAGCTCCACTGCGCACCACGCGACAACTACCTTTCTTCCCCTGCTCTGCTTGTGCGCTCTGGCGCTATTTCTCGCGGGTTGCGAGCCGAAGGGCATTCAAGCAGATGGTTCCGGCACCATTGAATGCACGCAGGTCCAAGTGGCCCCCCAAGTGGGAGGCCGCTTGCTCCAACTGCCGCCCCGCGAAGGCGCGAGGCTCAAGAAAGGCGACCTGGTCGCCCAAATTGACACGTCGGATTTTGTGCTAAAACGCGACGAGGCGCGGGCCGTCATCGCCCAAGCCCAGGCGCAACTGGACTTGCTGCTGGCCGGTTCCCGCGCGGACGACATCCAGCGCGCGCGCGAACAGGTGCGCGAGGCCCAGGTGATCGCCAAGGGAGCCGTGACCGATCTGGAACGCCTCAAGCCGGTGTACGAACGCAAAAGCGCCACGCAAAAACAATTGGATGACGCACAGACCTTCGTGGACCGCACCGCCGCCGCCGTAGCGGTCGCGGAACAAAACGTGCAACGCCTGGTGAACGGTAACCGCCAGGAGGAAATCCGCGTCGCCCAAACCCAGGTGGACCTGGCTAAAACCCGCCTGGCGCAGGTGGAGAAAAACATCAGCGATTGCACTGTGTTTGCCCCCATGGATGGGATCGTCACCACCCGCAGCCGGGAGGATGGAGAAGTCGTCGGCGCCGGAACCACGCTAATCACCCTGTCGCGATTGGATGAAGTCTGGCTCTCCGTGTATATCCCCGAAACGCGCTTGGGCAAAGTCAAGCTGGGCCATTCCGCTCGCGTGAAGATTGATGGCGAGGCGCGGGAATACAAAGGCACCATCACCTTTGTCTCGCCCGAGGCCGAATTCACCCCGCGCAACGCCCAGACCCCGGATGAACGCGCCAAACTGGTGTATCGTGTCAAAATCACCCTACCGAATCCGGAAGGCGTTTTCAAACCCGGCATGCCTGCGGATGGGTTCTTGGACTAGGAGATTTATCGAAGCATGGCGACTGCGCAATGAACACAAACGAACCATCCATCGCGATTGAGACTCGCGGTCTGGCACGCGCCTTTGGCGCAGTGCAAGCGGTGCAAGGCTTGGACCTGTCCGTCAAACGCGGCGAGATGTTCGGGCTGGTGGGGCCTGATGGCGCGGGCAAAAGCACGGCCATCCGCCTGCTCTGCGGCATCCTGCATCCCACCGGCGGGACGGGCCAGGTGCTGGGCTGCGACCTGACCACCAAGGCCGACGCCATCAAATCGCGCATCGGCTATCTCTCGCAAAACTTCACGCTCTACGGCGATCTGACCGTGGATGAGAACATCGAGTTCTTCGCCGATTTGCATGGAGTACCGGACTATAAGAAACGGCGGGATGAGTTGCTGTCATTCACGCGCCTGACGCCATTCCGCAAACGGCTGGCCCAGGCGCTCTCGGGCGGTATGAAGAAAAAGCTGGCGCTGGCCTGCACGCTGATCCATACCCCAGAGCTTATTTTCCTGGACGAACCTTCCACCGGTGTGGACCCGGTTTCGCGCGGTGAATTTTGGAACATCCTCACAGATATCCTGCAACAGGGGGTGACCATCCTGATGACCACACCGTACCTGGACGAAGCGGAGCGTTGCCACCGCATCAGCCTGATGCATCGCGGACGGACGTTCATGCATGGCACCCCGGCAGAGGTCAAAGCCGCCATGCCCGGTAAAATCTATCGCATAGAATGCCCCAATCCAGCCGGAGCTTATCAGTCGCTACGCGCCAGATGGTCCCCCAACCACCTCGTTCTCTACGGCGAAAGCCTACACCTGTGGGCACCGGGCGGCCTAAGCGATGCGCAGTCCACCGCCGCCTGGTTGGAAACCCGGCAACTCGGTCCCGTAACATTTGCCGAAACCGAACCCACTCTGGAAGACGCCTTTATCGCCCTGCTGGGTGAGCAAACCACGAACGAGGAGGCCGCATGAAAACAACTGGTGATGATTTTAGTAAACTGCCATTTATGTTCCATCCAAGGGCACTCCCGTTAATCCTAGCCATCGTGTTTGCACGCGCAGCCTCTGCCGCCACGACCAATCTGGTCACGCCCCAGGAGATCGTCAGCCAAACCCTGGCGCACAGCCACCAACTCCGCAGCCTGCAATACGAAACGCGGGCCATCGAGGCACGGGGCGATCAGGCCCGCGCACAAGGCCTGCCGCAACTTAGCACCGACGCCCGCTTTGCCCGCTATGAAGGACTGGAGGATGGTCAGTTTGGACCACGAATGACGATTCCAGCGGTTGAATCCCGCTATGGCGCGGGCCTCACCGTCTCGCAACCGGCGTACACCGGCGGACGGCTCAAGAGCCTTAGAGAATTGGCCACCCATCAAAAGAAGGCCACGGAGCAGGAACGGCACAGCGCGGAGGCCGACCTGGCCCTGGACGCC containing:
- the selA gene encoding L-seryl-tRNA(Sec) selenium transferase, producing the protein MPSDHKQELLKRIPSITELLKSPVVADWLLRQPAPLVTECLRRAVAQLRQQVLADTAGHCGAQHVTAESVLERAGALLKQATTPHLREAINATGIILHTGLGRAVFPECVVDSMQGELKGFTTLAVDPETGERVERDELVEYLLTELTGAEAATVVNNNAAATMLVLAALATRREVIVSRGQLIEIGGSFRLPEVMAQSQAILKEVGATNRTHLKDYRNAITPDTAALMRVHPSNYRIVGFTSEPSLRKLTELAHERGILMIDDLGAGALLDLEQFGLPHEPTGRESIAAGADLVLFSGDKLIGASQAGVVVGRKDLIERLRKHPLMRALRVDKTCLLVLERTLQLFRNPEKLRQTHPTYRMICTPKAQLEQRARDLCEAIATTAPKVATSIKDGVAYLGSGSLPTEALPSCLVTVAAPGLKTADLAQRLRMDPACVFGRIEDDCVCLDMRTLTDAQIPTVATALHRISIA
- a CDS encoding PQQ-binding-like beta-propeller repeat protein, which encodes MNIKILLVAALVASSLHAENWPCWRGPRLDGTSLETKVPTQWDTNQNILWKTALPGMGHASPIVYGDRLFTVTALPEANERCLLCLDRRDGKILWQTVALTSSLEVMHKLNSPASSTPATDGQRVFTAFLDGKEMVVAAYDFNGKQQWLVRPGAFSSKHGFCSSPIVYQDKVIVNGDHDGDGYMVALDRQSGKQLWKIDRPNKTRSYVVPAIYDIGGRTQMVLSGTKCVTSYNPQDGSLFWIIDGPTEQFVASMVYGKKADLMFITGGFPDHHILAIDPHGNGNVTQTHIRWRTNKGVAYVPSPIVEGDYFLVVSDGGVAHCFEAATGELLWQERTGEQHASLVSANGLVYFLNDLGITRVIKPGRECQILATNDLGEKCFASPAISDGQMFIRGFKNLYCIGTAGKK
- a CDS encoding TetR/AcrR family transcriptional regulator encodes the protein MVKSYVKKPRSDSEQRANILEAAIPVFAEKGRKGASIRLVAQAAGVNSALIYYYFENKDMLFREAVRSVVLGMLEQLQTGLRPFANAHERLGYLVNCIMDYYSAHPNRMRLMGIVHALYGEVLGQVLQDTVTKVRLVPLEILQEGMTLGQIKPANPLQIWWSLLGSCVFTLFMSDAVSHVNPAVLPVKIPSLEEHRQQIIGLFCDGLAANAKTKHKTTLK
- a CDS encoding efflux RND transporter periplasmic adaptor subunit codes for the protein MQANHKAGCGFSETREQREYQQPLRTSGFGFLSDFGLSDFGFGRTGSSTAHHATTTFLPLLCLCALALFLAGCEPKGIQADGSGTIECTQVQVAPQVGGRLLQLPPREGARLKKGDLVAQIDTSDFVLKRDEARAVIAQAQAQLDLLLAGSRADDIQRAREQVREAQVIAKGAVTDLERLKPVYERKSATQKQLDDAQTFVDRTAAAVAVAEQNVQRLVNGNRQEEIRVAQTQVDLAKTRLAQVEKNISDCTVFAPMDGIVTTRSREDGEVVGAGTTLITLSRLDEVWLSVYIPETRLGKVKLGHSARVKIDGEAREYKGTITFVSPEAEFTPRNAQTPDERAKLVYRVKITLPNPEGVFKPGMPADGFLD
- a CDS encoding ABC transporter ATP-binding protein — translated: MNTNEPSIAIETRGLARAFGAVQAVQGLDLSVKRGEMFGLVGPDGAGKSTAIRLLCGILHPTGGTGQVLGCDLTTKADAIKSRIGYLSQNFTLYGDLTVDENIEFFADLHGVPDYKKRRDELLSFTRLTPFRKRLAQALSGGMKKKLALACTLIHTPELIFLDEPSTGVDPVSRGEFWNILTDILQQGVTILMTTPYLDEAERCHRISLMHRGRTFMHGTPAEVKAAMPGKIYRIECPNPAGAYQSLRARWSPNHLVLYGESLHLWAPGGLSDAQSTAAWLETRQLGPVTFAETEPTLEDAFIALLGEQTTNEEAA